A window from Bos mutus isolate GX-2022 chromosome 1, NWIPB_WYAK_1.1, whole genome shotgun sequence encodes these proteins:
- the SMC4 gene encoding structural maintenance of chromosomes protein 4, with product MPRKGTQPSTAHRREEGPPRSPDGTSSDAEPDPPPGRARSQALATAETPSEEIDNRSLEEILNSIPPPPPPAMTNEPGAPRLMITHIVNQNFKSYAGEKILGPFHKRFSCIIGPNGSGKSNVIDSMLFVFGYRAQKIRSKKLSVLIHNSDEHKDIQSCTVAVHFQKIIDKEGDDYEVIPNSNFYVSRTAYRDNTSVYHVSGKKTTFKDVGILLRSHGIDLDHNRFLILQGEVEQIAMMKPKGQTEHDEGMLEYLEDIIGSGRLNEPIKVLCRRVEILNEHRGEKLNRVKMVEKEKDALEGEKNIAIEFLTLENEIFRKKNHVCQYYIYDLQKRIAEMETQKEKINEDTKEINEKSNILSNEMKAKNKAVKDVEKKLNKITKFIEENKEKFTKLDLEDVQVREKLKHATSKAKKLEKQLQKDKEKVEEFKSIPTKSENIIRETTTKSNALEKEKEKEEEKLKEVMDSLKQETQDLQKEKESREKELMDFSKSVNEARSKMDVAQSELDIYLSRHNTAVSQLGKAKEALMAASETLKERKAAIGDIEAKLPQTEHELKEKEKELQKLTQEEINFKSLVRDLFQKVEEAKSSLAMNRSRGKVLDAIIQEKKSGRIPGIYGRLGDLGTIDEKYDVAISSCCHALDYIVVDSIDTAQECVNFLKRQNIGVATFIGLDKMAVWAKKMTKIQTPENTPRLFDLVKVKDGAIRQAFYFALRDTLVADSLDQATRVAYQKDRRWRVVTLQGQIIEQSGTMTGGGSKVMKGRMGSSVVVEISEEEVNKMESQLQRDSQKAVQIQEQKVQLEEAILRLRHSEREMRNTLEKFSASIQRLSEQEEYLNVQVKELEANVLATVPDKKQQKLLEENVNTFKTEYNSVAERAGKVEAEVKRLHNIIVEINNHKLKAQQDKLDKINKQLDECASAITKAQVAIKTADRNLKKAQDNVLRTEKEIKDTEKEVDDLTTELKSLEDKAAEVVKNTNDAEASLPEIQKEHRNLLQELKVIQENEHALQKDALSIKLKLEQIDGHIGEHNSKIKYWQREISKISLHPIEDNHVEKIPVLSPEELEAIKNPDSITNQIAVLEAQCHEMKPNLGAIADYKKKEELYLQRVAELDKITNERDNFRQAYEDLRKQRLNEFMAGFYIITNKLKENYQMLTLGGDAELDLVDSMDPFSEGITFSVRPPKKSWKKIFNLSGGEKTLSSLALVFALHHYKPTPLYFMDEIDAALDFKNVSIVAFYIYEQTKNAQFIIISLRNNMFEISDRLIGIYKTYNITKSVAVNPKEIASKGLC from the exons ATGCCCCGTAAAGGCACCCAGCCCTCCACTGCCCATCGCAGAGAGGAAGGGCCGCCGCGGTCCCCGGACGGCACCAGCAGCGACGCGGAGCCGGATCCGCCGCCCGGCCGCGCGAGGAGCCAGGCGCTGGCCACCGCAG AAACTCCAAGTGAGGAAATTGATAATAGAAGTTTAGAAGAGATTTTGAATagcatccctcctcccccacctcctgcaaTGACCAATGAACCTGGAGCTCCTCGTCTTATGATAACTCATATTGTAAACCAGAACTTCAAATCTTACGCTGGGGAAAAAATTCTGGGACCTTTCCATAAG CGATTTTCCTGTATTATTGGGCCAAATGGCAGTGGCAAATCCAATGTTATTGATTCTATGCTTTTTGTGTTTGGCTATCGAGCACAAAAAATAAGATCTAAAAAACTCTCAGTTCTAATACACAATTCTGATGAACATAAGGATATTCAGAGTTGCACTGTAGCTGttcattttcaaaagataatTGATAAG GAAGGGGATGATTATGAAGTCATTCCTAACAGTAACTTCTATGTATCCAGAACGGCCTACAGAGATAATACTTCTGTTTATCACGTAAGTGGGAAAAAGACTACATTTAAGGATGTTGGAATTCTTCTTCGAAGTCATGGAATTGACTTGGACCataatagatttttaatcttacag GGTGAAGTTGAACAAATTGCTATGATGAAACCAAAAGGCCAGACTGAACACGATGAGGGTATGCTTGAATATTTAGAAGATATAATTGGTTCTGGACGACTAAATGAACCTATTAAAGTCTTGTGTCGGAGAGTTGAAATATTAAATGAACACAGAGGAGAGAAG TTAAACAGAGTTAAGAtggtagaaaaggaaaaggatgccttagaaggagagaaaaacataGCCATTGAATTTCTTACcttggaaaatgaaatatttagaaaaaagaatcatGTTTGTCAGTATTACAT ttATGATTTGCAGAAACGAATTGCTGAAATGGagactcaaaaggaaaaaataaatgaagataccAAAGAAATTAATGAGAAAAGCAATATACTGTCAAATGAAATGAAAGCTAAGAATAAAGCTGTAAAAGATGTAGAGAA GAAGctgaataaaattacaaaatttattgaggagaacaaagaaaaatttacAAAACTAGATTTGGAAGATGTTCAAGTTAGGGAAAAATTGAAACATGCTACAAGTAAAGCCAAAAAACTAGAGAAACAACttcaaaaagataaagaaaag GTTGAAGAATTTAAAAGTATACCTACCAAGAGTGAGAATATCATAAGGGAGACAACAACTAAAAGCAAtgcccttgagaaagaaaaagaaaaagaagaagaaaaattaaaggaagtTATGGATAGCCTTAAACAGGAAACACAAgaccttcaaaaagaaaaagaa AGTCGAGAGAAAGAACTTATGGACTTCAGCAAATCAGTAAATGAAGCACGTTCAAAGATGGATGTAGCTCAATCAGAACTTGATATCTATCTCAGTCGTCATAATACTGCAGTGTCTCAATTAGGTAAAGCCAAAGAAGCTCTAATGGCAGCTTCTGAGACTCTCAAAGAAAGGAAAGCTGCAATTGGAGATATAGAGGCAAAACTCCCTCAAACTGAACATGAGCTAAAGGAG aaagaaaaagaacttcaaaaacttacacaagaagaaataaatttcaaaagtttGGTTCGTGATCTTTTCCAAAAAGTTGAAGAAGCAAAGAGTTCCTTAGCAATGAATCGAAGTAggggaaaagtccttgatgcaataattcaagaaaaaaaatctggcagAATTCCAGGAATATATGGACGACTG GGGGACTTAGGAACAATTGATGAAAAATATGATGTTGCTATTTCATCTTGTTGTCATGCATTAGACTACATTGTTGTTGATTCTATTGATACAGCCCAAGAATGTGTAAACTTccttaaaagacaaaatattggagttgcaACCTTCATAGGTTTGGATAAG atggcaGTGTGGGCAAAGAAAATGACCAAAATTCAAACTCCTGAGAATACGCCTCGGTTATTTGATTTAGTAAAAGTAAAAGATGGGGCAATTCGCCAAGCTTTTTACTTTGCCTTACGGGATACCTTAGTAGCTGACAGCTTAGATCAAGCCACACGAGTAGCTTACCAAAAAGATAGAAGATGGAGAGTGGTAACATTACAAGGGCAAATCATAGAACAGTCAg GTACAATGACTGGCGGTGGAAGCAAAGTAATGAAAGGAAGGATGGGTTCATCAGTTGTTGTTGAAATCTCAGAAGAAGAG GtaaataaaatggaatcacagttgCAGAGAGACTCTCAAAAAGCAGTGCAGATTCAGGAACAGAAAGTACAACTGGAAGAAGCAATACTTAGGTTAAGGCATAGTGAACGAGAAATGAGGAATACACTAGAAAAGTTTTCTGCAAGCATCCAG CGTTTATCAGAGCAAGAAGAATATTTGAATGTCCAAGTTAAGGAACTTGAAGCTAATGTACTTGCTACAGTCCCTGACAAAAAACAGCAGAAACTGCTTGAAGAAAATGTTAATACTTTCAAGACAG AGTATAACAGTGTGGCTGAGAGAGCTGGTAAAGTGGAAGCTGAGGTTAAAAGGTTACACAATATCATCGTAGAAATCAATAACCATAAACTCAAGGCCCAACAAGACAAActtgataaaataaataagcaattagaTGAATGTGCTTCTGCTATTACTAAAGCACAAGTGGCAATCAAGACTGCTGACAG aaatcttaaaaaagCACAAGACAATGTCTTACgtacagagaaagaaataaaagatactgaGAAAGAAGTAGATGACTTAACAACAGAGCTAAAAAGTCTTGAAGACAAAGCAGCAGAGGTTGTAAAGAATACAAATGATGCGGAG gcaTCCTTACCAGAAATCCAGAAAGAACATCGAAACCTACTTCAAGAACTAAAAGTAATTCAGGAAAATGAACATGCTCTCCAAAAAGATGCACTTAGTATTAAGTTGAAACTTGAACAAATAGATGGTCACATAGGTGAacataattctaaaataaaatattggcaaaGAGAG ATTTCAAAAATATCACTGCATCCCATAGAAGATAATCATGTTGAAAAGATTCCAGTTCTAAGCCCAGAAGAGCTTGAAGCAATCAAGAACCCAGATTCTATAACAAATCAAATTGCAGTTTTGGAAGCCCAGTGTCATGAAATGAAACCAAATCTTGGCGCCATTGCAGATTATAAAAAGAAG GAAGAATTATATTTACAACGGGTAGCAGAATTGGACAAAATTACTAATGAAAGAGATAATTTTAGACAGGCATATGAAGATCTTCGAAAACAAAGACTTAATGAATTCATGGCAGGTTTTTACAtaataacaaataaattaaaggaaaattacCAAATGCTTACTTTGGGAGGTGATGCTGAGCTGGACCTTGTAGACAGCATGGATCCTTTCTCTGAAGGAATCACATTCAG TGTTCGACCACCTAAAAAAAGTTGGAAGAAGATCTTCAACCTTTCAGGAGGAGAGAAAACACTTAGTTCATTGGCTTTAGTGTTTGCTCTTCATCACTATAAACCCACTCCCCTGTACTTCATGGATGAGATTGATGCAGCCCTtgatttcaaaaatgtttctattgttgcattttacatatat gaacaaacaaaaaatgcccAGTTCATAATAATTTCTCTTCGAAATAATATGTTTGAGATTTCAGATAGACTTATTGGAATTTACAAGACATACAATATAACAAAAAGCGTTGCAGTAAACCCAAAAGAAATTGCATCTAAAGGACTTTGCTAA